accggttcgtgccaaatccggtgcaaaagctctttggagcaaaaaataccaaagcccttgtttctagtAGTGGTACACAACTCAACTGAAGCTGACCGAACAAAGTACTCCATTGAATGAAGGAATTTACCCGCAGAGACGATACAAACTTACTTGAGGTTAGCTACCTCAAAAGCATACGAGCTAGTGATAACAATCCAActgaaagaagaaaaaaaagtacTCCTCGCAGGCCCCAGCACATCGGTCATCGTTCCAGGACAAGCACGTGCCGATCAATCGACGATCGTTTCAAATGTCAAGTACTAACGCTCAGAACATGAGCGCGGCTGCGGCTACGGCGCCGGCGGCTGCCATCGCCTGTGAAATCGCTCCGCTGACGAACGAGGCTGAAGAGGATGGCGGCGCAGCTGGGGCCTGTGCGGAGGAgtcggcggtgacgacgaggaacTTCATTCCCTGGGCGCAGTGGTTGCCCACGCCGCAGACGAACCACCTCCTCCCGACCTTGGCGAGCGGCACAGTGTCGCTGCCGGAGTTCCAGGTGCCGAGCGCGTTCCCGGTCACGTTGTAGGCCTTGAAGTCCGTGCCCATCACTTCCATCACGTTGTGCTTGTCGGAGGGGTACATGAACACTGCGAACAAACGCAAAGATGTTAGCAAATTCCGGTACGAGTTCTAGCTAAGTGTGGCGGATCGAAGGTGCATGCTCGCGAAACATACTTAGGCTGTCACCGACGACGAAGGCTTTGCCGTCGGTCCAGACGGCAGGGTATTTGAGGGTCCAGCCGGCGGCATCGCCGACAGTGAAGTCCTCAGCGGAGGCCGGCGCCAGGAGGatggcggcggcgatggccgcggcAGCCAAGAGCAGCACTTGCCGGTACGCCATTAagtatagggatttctattttcgtgccctcggttccttagttgtgctcagttttccccagcttctTAGTttttgctcagttttccccaagtccttgtttgaaacccgcagaagcagctcagacggcaggattcccgttaagttgaccgttccgtgctgtgctgacgtgtggggtcgcgtcgtgtgggccctcgtcgcgtggagctggtagaaagggaccgcgtgggacaggatgagatagcgtttggttgcacgtgagcaggagctcagttttgtctctctcggcccaaattggcattttcccttttaagagcaccttttcccctctttctctctctgtctttttcaccaaattagtatcaaatctagagaagcttctctatttctgccttttgaccctcattttttgcccaatatggcagcaaatctagaagctagtatatgataaatttacagcagcataatcagaaaacgtataatacataaactgcatacagcagccaaaagcagccaataacattgttaatgttcacgacaaactaagatgaaaaaaaaatacaggacgcacgcaatgtatggccagctagaagattcctcattgctcatatatttcttcgtcgtcccatccatgcattatcccaaggaaatattcattgaactccttccgtctgcagtatgcggccaatacatcctccagacggtatggcctatgttcatttctcagaccgtagtttcccattctattCACATATGGTGGCCACTCATCTCAGGCCTTTGaatcatgaatgtactctctgatataacccaaatcggcgtagtagatgcagccaggtagaagtgtcgggtgcactgtggtgtcgatggagatacaccggatataatgcacgaagaaggcatgactgccaatgttactgaccggatggagagagcggctctgagtgtccacacggtacaccaatggttggtcctccaaaagcatgttgtccaacaacacaagcagcagatcaccatccgacttcagaagatagaacttgtcatttccaagttgtggatatgaaattagtgtctccatcttgacagtgctcgcgcgctgctgcaactgtacattggtgcacactattcttccggactcaaaattatccacagctattgcatacagttcaccattgaacggggtaatgcaatgcaaactatggttctccatcgaaaaactaccatctccccaatcttcatatatatccttagttggagtgctctcatcgacccaactaatttcgttcgggtaatgtgagcaaacgaagaccatagtcggggatttgatcacaccgactgaattcagaaaaacagatggcatctgcgcctcaaacatagtgttcgatgcctttgtgagtgggttcagaagccgtatcttgtgcggcgggttcttctgggcaagcacgatgacaccacggcaaaagccgacgaagtagtatctaaaatatattgatgaagataacattcaacactaagattgaaaataagaatatattaaccctatagatatggaggaatttgaactttGCACGaatttccgatagatctatggtgacgtagcgggatgtgccgagttggaggaaggtgaactcagcggcgcgtggaagggtgtggtctaccatgatccattcgtgcaggtgcacgtcgggctcaggtaaacctgagcgccaatttctacagacttgcctcatagcagagtaggcgtccacgtactcctcattcgccagtaagcattcgccgatcttgtgaagtggtccgtcacccacgagagaggcccagctcacggaggcgccgcgcttggatgcgccgccctcggaggcgacgggctcggcggcgacgggctctgaggcaccgggctcggcggcgacgggctcggcggcgacgggcttggaggcgacgggctcggcggcgacgggcttggaggcgatgggctcggaggcgacgggctcggaggcgacgggctcggcggcgacgggctcggatgcgacgggctcagatgcgacgggctcggcggcgatgggctcggatgcaacgggctcggaggcgacgggctcgggggcgatggccgccgacacattcttcttctccatcgccggcagggcacgtacggcggttggggtttttccttcgatttggagaagttgatgggacgtgagaggcgtggtttcgtgcgtgagcgagaatgagacgtactgtgtgcagagggagggagagaggggcttacgcgtcctaaatgcgacccgcgtccactagtgcacgtttgcactgcgacacgcgtcaacaatggcacgtcttccacttctgcaccgcaacacgcgtcctcgagtctaaccttggaaatttagatatactcaggtataccctcgagtcatatactagcattttttgtgtgctcagttttccccttgggtgctaatactggctagtgcaatatactcagttttaccctcaagtggctggtcaacagagagtcaacaaatgagattaaccagttaaatgagttatttaatgtgcaaaaaattacgaaaaagagtgacacttactcatggagtctttaccacaagttgccacttctcaaatcatagttaaatcatagataaatcaagttttaccacaaattgcacttatcaaatcacctagtagctatgaaggtgcatggttttccacaataagccctacctaaaacagctttccccaaaacatactttgtctgaatgaggccataattttcacactcatgtatatttgtattgcaaatagtttgaggtaggccaagatgggtttcattgtacaaaacacgcatttttcattttttaaatctcatatttgaattccttagtctgtttactactcacttgcccttggtttcttgatactactcagttttgccctctcccttcacaaattctcacagacgcccaacattgccctaattggtctagcccatgtcacgcggatcgtgcccgccgaccgttgttcgtatgatttaacgggcaggataacccctatctctctctggtcggggccaccatcctctctctctctgtcggtggttagcttccaccctctatctatacctaataataaagggaaaagGATTTTCTTGGTTTGGTCCGTTCGTACGTTTTAGTTTGGTTTCGTCTGTGTTCGCTCCGTCCGTTGATCTATGCGGAAAAAACGTTACCGTACGCCGGCACGTTGTCCGTGTAGCCAAACTCACGGTGTGGGACAATTCCCCAGGTGTAATCACCGGTGCTATTATCGTAGTACGATGGAATTCCGGCCCAGCTAGTGCCTATTGAAAGTGGGCCGCCCAGTAAACGCCTTGTTTGTCTTTCCTCGAACGCTCCTCCGGCTCTAACACAAACTGCTCGATCGACACGAACTGCTCTCGACCACGCGGCCATGGGTGCCGATATAAAAAGATCGAAACCCCACCTTGACATTGCATCGCCGGACGGGCGAAACAAGATCGACATTGTTGCTCCACCGGAAGTTCAGTCCCAGTTCGAAATTCACGAACTCGCCGATGGCCATGAGCCCACCAGTGCGGACGAAGCGGAATCCGTAGGCTCGGAGAGTGCGCGATTCCATCCAGTTAGTGGCGATCCAACGCCGGAGGTTCCGATGGCGACATTAGAGAAGGACTGGATGCAATGAGGGGATCCAGCGGCGATGTTTTTCGCGCCCCGGAAGTGGCCGATCCAGAGGAAGAATCGCTCGACGGGGTCCTGCCACAGGCTCGACATGACGCAGAACACATAGTAGAAGGCGGAGGTGCACCAAGGATACGGAGCTCCAGCTACGACATCGCCTGCGTACGCCACGCATCTCGCCCATGTGCCGCTTCTGCTCGTCCACACAGCGGACGTAATCAATCTCGAACGCGGCCAATGCCAGGGTCTATCGGCACCGCGTGAAACTGGGACGGTTCGCCGTGCAGGCTCCATGATACAGACATACGTCCTGCAGGATGCAATAGAGCAGCAGAACATATATCCAATTGTTAGTGACTGCAAGGCAAATAGTTGTGTTATTACTGCGCCTATTGCACGTTCCGCCCACATTTGACTCTAGCAGCGCAATTGTTCAGCAACAAATTAAGCAAAAGATCCCTctttagctagctagctagctagctatgaCCAAGCCAAGCCATCTGAGAATTTGAATGCCTCGCGCTGATTTGCTATTGAATTTGCAGTCATTCCAAAAAAATTGTGCAATCTTCATAATTTACGAATAGCATGCATCGGTTCAGTTTAGACAACTTATACACATGTCAGATTAATTGCTACTCCTGCATACAAGGTACTGGGCAATGCTATGATAAGTTTGGAGGATCAAAATCGTCAAACTCAAGTTATGATTCTTCCTAAGATAGTATTGGCTACTCAAAAAAATCATGGAGTGATTGAATCTTCATTATTGTCTACAGACACATTTTTTGCCTAAATTTTGTCTAAATATGCGTCAAGTATTGAGGACCGAGGACTGAATACAAATGCACATTCCCCGCCTTCTGCACCGTCAACGGGGGTGCCGAATACACACACAATCCCTATGTTCTGATTGTTTTACTTGGGAGTCAATTTTACAGTGAAATGTGATTTTTTAGTTTGAAGATTTCTTTTAAGATTATGATTTGTATACTTGGAAAGAAAATAAAAGCTAGGTTAATATAGTAGTTCTTTTTTTAAATATAatacacaagataaaataaaatgataatAATAAAAGTTAAAGATTAAGCGAAAGGGCAAACTGGGGCTAGGATTATATAAACCATACTTCAAGAGTTGATTTtttttcccggtgcaacgcacgggcacgtttcctagtctatacctaataataaaggggctaaggtttctgccaaaattttcgtccaacttttttttggaccgttttgccctcccaccaatttacataatacatcaaACTGCCCTGTACCGGTTTGTTTTGCGCTGCCGCGTGTGGTCGCGAAGGTACGCCGGAGATCGATGCGCGTCTCCCGCGCGGTCCTCCTCTAGCTGCAGGTGCGAATCCTGCCGAGGAGGGTGGCGGATTGAAGGACGGAGGAGCAGAGGCTCCGGAACCGCCTGCTCCGAGCTCCTGAGTTGGCCCCTCCCCAAGCTCATCCTCGATCTGTAGGAGGGAGAAAACCAGATGGGAAGGTGTTGAATGGGATCTTGGCAGCCATGGCAGTGAAGGAGATCTTGGCCGGCCACGCCGGGGATGGGAAGAGACCGGTGGAACGGGAATAATGGGATGGGAGTGCTGGCAGCAGAGGTGTGTAGGGGTGGCCGGCTCTGAAGGGGCTGAGTGGGTCGGGGCAGGGGTAGAGATGCAGCCAGAGATAGGTGATGATAGTGAAAGAGAAACTGACAGAGATTCAGCGAGAGAGATGGTTGCTAGCTAGGTGTGCGTGCGTTCTTCCTACCTGTGctttgctgctaattccaagttgtGTTTTTTTTGTGCACTTCGTTTCCCCTGATTGCTTGTTGTATGTACTTCGTTGCTGCTGCTGATTGCTTGATGTAAATGGTATTTCTAGCTTCGCTGATTGATGTGAAAAATTGTCTGAGAGAAAGAGTAAGATAGAGAGGTATTATTTGCATGAGTAAGAGACTGACAAGAACTAGACTGAATGAGGATACTGTGGTTTCATGTTGTGAGGCTGTAATAATACACTAAAAACTGTGCTCAACATTAAATTAGAGAGGCCACTTGCAAAACTGATAAAATCATGTGCGTGCAAAACCAATCTCTCGGTGACCAAGAAACCTACGCTGCAGTTTCATCTTCTTAACACTGTCCAATTAGTTAATACTAAATGGTGCGCCACATGATTCCTGCAATCCTGCTGCCATGCTCCGTCACTGGGCTGAACTCCTAGCTAGCGAGTCAGCACCACAGCCTAAGCTCCCTAGCTACGAAGTACACCAAGGAAAAGCTGGCTCAAGTTTGCGTGCTTGGATAGAAAAAAAGTTTGCTGCTGCTTAGGTGAAAGGATAAGAAAACAATGAGTGGCAGAGGAGGTGCCGCATGCTTCCTTCTAGCAGCTGCTAATTGTGTGTGTGGTTCGTAGCTGTGCAGGACGGTAACTTGATGCGTGTGTGCTGATGTTTATATTACATCTAAATGGATAACAATGAACGTAGTTTTACATCTTGGTAGTAGGCAAATTAGAGTTCATTTGGGCACAACTTTTATAATATAATTAAACTGAATTAATTTAACCACCGTATTAGAATAAAGTAATAGCAGCCAACAATTTATTGGTCTTCCTTTCCTCCTCTTACGGGCAATGGTATATTGATGTTGCACTGGCGCATATACGATGTAGTATGATCGAATCGGGGGTAGAGGAGGCAGTGACAACAAGCCTAGCCGCGGTTGATTAATGCGACAAACTTATACCGAGAAAAGCATTCGCAGTGTGACCAGCATATTAGTGATGAACTATTAGAATTGATTATGTTAGTCATCAAAAGAAGAAATATTGACCAATATCAACGATGGTGACTGTttgtcccggtgcaacgcacgggcacttttgctataaAGGAACTAACGTTTCCTTGGTTCGGTCCGTCCAAATGCGTTTTGGTCCAACTTAAAGTGCGCTTTCGTCCAATTTCTATTTTTTCCACCCACCAAACGATCCGGCGACCAGAAGAAAAAGACCTAGCGAACCACGGGAGAGAGACCTAGGCACACAGGAACAAAAATCGAAGAGCTAATCAAAACCGGAGAGGTTGTAACCGTCCCGGACTTTGCATTGCCTACATGATCTATAAAAGCAATCGATCGATCGCCTCCCCGTGATCCACATAAGCCCTATAAAAAAGTCCCACCAAATCGATCGCACGATCTCGACGGAATTCGCTCGCCACGAAGCTCGACATGCAGATTTGCGTCTGCAACGGAGGTCCCGAACGCTGTTGTTGAAGGCCATCAAGATTCAGTAGGAACCTTGGAGGTCGTCGGCGTCTGATCCATGGTTTCAGCACCGTCGGGCTGCTCGAGTAGCTACGCTGCCGGCGGCTCGCCATGGCCAGCGACAATCAGTGCTATAACTACTACAAGGACGAGGTGGGATTGGAATTGCTTAAGAAGGCCATGCCCACGGCCGGCTCGATCGCCATGGCCGGCAACAGTGAACGCACGATCGGCGCGCCGGCGGCGTCCAGGCGGATTAGTCAATTCTTCCGCCAACAGCATCAATCAGAGGAACTCCTCTAGGGCTATGTCTCCTAACTTTACATGCGGATCAGGTGGATCAGTGATCCGGTACTGAAATTGCTGCGAGGAAAACGAGAACTACCCGTTGGCCTCTCCACGAAGCGGATGACCACCAACGTCGTGCCAGAGGTTTTGACACTCTTCCTTGTGGAAAATAGGTATCATTGGTTGTGAAGGGGGAGCCATTGTTCCTCAAAACTGGCAGACACGAGCAGGGACGGAGCTAGGGGGGTGCCAGCTAGGGCCATGGCCCCCCCCTATGCAAGGAAAATTTCTGAAAGCCCCCTTAAAATTTATGTAGATTAGTCCCTAAATTTCTAAATATTGTCTATCTGGCTCCCTCCAAGCAATATGTTGTTCAATTGGCCCCCTCCAAACAATATTCCTGGCTCCGTCCCTGGACACGAGACTTAACCAGAGCAACCACGACGTGAAAACCAACAAATTAGCTATGGCCAAGCCAGTGCGGACGCGCTCGAGCCCGAGAAAAAATAGCTCAGGTAAGGCCGCGGTGCGGAGGCCGGCTGGTGGCAATGCAGGCGAGCTGCATGCAGGACACACGCAATCTGCTAACCCCTCGGCCGAGATTTTTCTCAAAGCTACAATTCTCCAATCTGCCGATCGTTAATAACGAGGTAAGCACTGCAGGTGAGGTGCTATCATCTTAGCTCCATGCATATAATACAAGAGCCGTGTGTATCTTTGATTCTTTGTACGTCATTTTCGCTTGCACGGCACATTTTTCTAAACTCTTGTCTTTTTTTCTTTGTCTTTAAGTGTGTTCTGTAGGTAGGAGATTAGTTTTTCCAATATAAATGCTTAAATTGTCATATCATCTTCCTACATTAATTATAGAAAAAACTAATACGATGTAATTGAAAAATTGATAAATTGATTTGTAGTATCATTGGTGATGTTTGCTATTATGCCGCTACAGGAGCGACCATGGCAATCGACAGGTTATCTTTGAGGGGGCTGCTGGCGGCAAGAGTAGCTATGCACAATACGAGTTTTTAGTTATGGTGATGACACTCACGCACTTTACCAGCTTCACGCTGGCTGTTGAGGGTCACCGATGTTGCAATCGTGCTGCCACTGCCAGCAATAAGCTATAAATGCAGTTTTTCTCCCCCGTTGCAACGCATGGGATATCGACACACGAATGTgacaccgtagcaacgcacgggttttgtgctagtgtatgctaaagggcggttacccagtacgctaaagtttggttttctgtattatttttcacgagataaattataaactcttttaggtattattttttacgcaaaaaatgataaaccatcaccgatttgtacttttcacgcaaaaaatgatacaccatcacccatttgttgtagccattacttttcacgcaaaaaatgatacaccatcaacaatttattgtagccattactttccacgcaaaaaatgatacaccatcacccatttcttgtagccattactttccacacaaaaaatgatgaacaatcaccgatttcttgtagccattacggtaaaatgataaactatcatgaattaccatttcttt
This region of Lolium perenne isolate Kyuss_39 chromosome 2, Kyuss_2.0, whole genome shotgun sequence genomic DNA includes:
- the LOC127328911 gene encoding mavicyanin-like, whose translation is MAYRQVLLLAAAAIAAAILLAPASAEDFTVGDAAGWTLKYPAVWTDGKAFVVGDSLMFMYPSDKHNVMEVMGTDFKAYNVTGNALGTWNSGSDTVPLAKVGRRWFVCGVGNHCAQGMKFLVVTADSSAQAPAAPPSSSASFVSGAISQAMAAAGAVAAAALMF